One genomic segment of Streptomyces sp. RKND-216 includes these proteins:
- a CDS encoding ABC transporter substrate-binding protein: protein MNHASIRRSTRLAVAVTSALTCLGLAACGSNPPQSEGAQEDAEKTAEQPALEKDPKLHAMLPEKIRESKKLVSVNNGSFPPYEIAGSDGRSLTGASADLATALGQLLGVKITHITADGLPSSLTGIKAGRYDMALGPVGDFKDRQVSNDFVDWVQEYVVFAVHKGNPKNIESLDSTCGKRIAVMAGGSAEGVIKDQAKECASSGKRPVKVQSYKDQPGSILAVKSGRADAFFSSQAPLTYFVNQSKGELELAGTGKSNGFDDLYQGAVIPKDSPLKKVLVEALTKLMDNGTYASIMKKWDLSDNALDKPGVNLGS, encoded by the coding sequence ATGAACCACGCCAGCATCCGCCGTTCGACCCGCCTCGCCGTAGCCGTCACCTCCGCTCTCACCTGCCTCGGTCTCGCCGCCTGCGGCAGCAACCCGCCGCAGTCGGAGGGTGCCCAGGAGGACGCGGAGAAGACCGCCGAACAGCCTGCGCTGGAGAAGGACCCGAAGCTGCACGCCATGCTCCCGGAGAAGATCCGCGAGTCGAAGAAGCTGGTGTCGGTCAACAACGGCTCCTTCCCGCCCTACGAGATCGCCGGCTCCGACGGCCGCAGCCTCACCGGCGCCTCCGCCGACCTCGCGACCGCGCTCGGCCAGCTCCTCGGCGTGAAGATCACGCACATCACGGCCGACGGCCTGCCCAGCTCGCTCACCGGCATCAAGGCGGGGCGCTACGACATGGCGCTCGGCCCCGTGGGCGACTTCAAGGACCGCCAGGTGTCGAACGACTTCGTCGACTGGGTCCAGGAGTACGTCGTCTTCGCCGTGCACAAGGGCAACCCGAAGAACATCGAGTCCCTGGACAGCACCTGCGGCAAGCGCATCGCCGTCATGGCGGGCGGCTCCGCCGAGGGCGTGATCAAGGATCAGGCCAAGGAGTGCGCCTCGTCCGGGAAGCGCCCGGTGAAGGTGCAGTCCTACAAGGACCAGCCCGGCTCCATCCTCGCGGTCAAGTCCGGCCGCGCCGACGCCTTCTTCTCCTCCCAGGCGCCGCTGACGTACTTCGTCAACCAGTCGAAGGGCGAGCTGGAGCTCGCGGGCACCGGCAAGTCCAACGGGTTCGACGACCTGTACCAGGGCGCCGTCATCCCCAAGGACTCACCGCTCAAGAAGGTCCTGGTCGAGGCGCTGACCAAGCTCATGGACAACGGCACCTACGCGTCGATCATGAAGAAGTGGGACCTCTCGGACAACGCCCTGGACAAGCCCGGTGTCAACCTCGGCTCCTGA
- a CDS encoding amino acid ABC transporter permease: protein MATSHPPPTTDRPETGRRNVSGAARIPEVDVASAAPVRRPLRWLAVLVLAVLATQFGHFLITNPNFEWGTVGAYFGSEIIGKGILITLELTVVAMVIGILLGVLLAVGRMSDNPVLSGVCGAYVWFFRGVPVLVQLILWYNLSALLPRISFGIPFGPEFASGQTNALITPLLAAILGLGLNEAAYMAEIVRGGLLAVDPGQREASSALGMSQPRTLRRVVLPQAMRFIVPPTGSQVINMLKATSLVSVIALADLLYTVQSIYNRTFETIPLLLVACLWYLLMTSVLYIGQSFIERHYARGATRNAPQSFWDFALFRRRGARADVREAEAQSGKEKTP, encoded by the coding sequence ATGGCCACCTCCCACCCGCCGCCCACCACCGACCGGCCGGAAACAGGCCGCAGAAACGTTTCCGGAGCCGCGCGCATCCCCGAGGTCGACGTCGCCTCGGCCGCGCCCGTACGACGCCCGCTCCGCTGGCTCGCCGTCCTCGTCCTGGCCGTGCTCGCCACCCAGTTCGGCCACTTCCTGATCACCAACCCCAACTTCGAGTGGGGCACGGTCGGCGCCTACTTCGGGTCGGAGATCATCGGCAAGGGCATCCTCATCACCCTGGAACTCACCGTCGTGGCCATGGTGATCGGCATCCTCCTCGGTGTGCTCCTGGCCGTGGGCAGGATGTCCGACAACCCCGTCCTCAGCGGCGTGTGCGGGGCGTACGTCTGGTTCTTCCGCGGCGTACCCGTCCTCGTGCAGCTCATCCTCTGGTACAACCTCTCCGCGCTGCTGCCGCGCATCTCCTTCGGCATCCCCTTCGGGCCGGAGTTCGCCAGCGGGCAGACCAACGCGCTCATCACGCCGCTGCTCGCCGCCATCCTCGGCCTCGGCCTCAACGAAGCCGCCTACATGGCGGAGATCGTGCGCGGCGGCCTCCTCGCGGTGGACCCCGGCCAGCGGGAGGCGTCCTCCGCGCTGGGCATGTCGCAACCCCGCACGCTGCGCCGCGTGGTGCTCCCCCAGGCCATGCGCTTCATCGTGCCGCCCACCGGCAGCCAGGTCATCAACATGCTCAAGGCGACCTCGCTGGTGAGCGTCATCGCCCTCGCCGACCTGCTCTACACGGTCCAGTCCATCTACAACCGCACCTTCGAGACCATTCCGCTGCTCCTCGTGGCGTGCCTGTGGTACCTGCTGATGACGTCGGTCCTCTACATCGGGCAGTCGTTCATCGAACGCCACTACGCGCGCGGCGCGACACGCAACGCGCCGCAGAGCTTCTGGGACTTCGCGCTCTTCCGTCGGCGCGGCGCGCGCGCCGACGTCCGGGAGGCGGAGGCGCAGTCCGGTAAGGAGAAGACGCCGTGA
- a CDS encoding amino acid ABC transporter ATP-binding protein translates to MMCARDVRKSFGSLEVLRGIDMEVAAGEVVVLMGPSGSGKSTFLRCINHLEAMDAGSIHVGGQLMGYRVHNGRVHHLRPREVTRQRRDIGMVFQHFNLFPHQTVLQNIVEAPVGVLKRPRAEAQKDARELLARVGLSDKAGAYPRQLSGGQQQRVAIARALAMRPKLMLFDEPTSALDPELVGEVLATMRDLAREGLTMIVVTHEVSFAKEAADRVVFMDDGVVVEEGPPSLLDRPSHERTRSFLGRFL, encoded by the coding sequence ATGATGTGCGCCCGGGACGTCCGCAAGAGCTTCGGCTCGCTGGAGGTGCTCCGCGGCATCGACATGGAGGTCGCCGCCGGTGAAGTCGTGGTCCTCATGGGCCCCTCCGGCTCCGGCAAGTCGACCTTCCTCCGCTGCATCAACCACCTGGAGGCCATGGACGCCGGGTCCATCCACGTCGGCGGACAGCTCATGGGCTACCGCGTCCACAACGGCCGCGTCCACCACCTGCGGCCCCGCGAGGTGACGCGGCAGCGCCGCGACATCGGGATGGTCTTCCAGCACTTCAACCTCTTCCCGCACCAGACGGTCCTGCAGAACATCGTCGAGGCGCCCGTCGGCGTGCTGAAGCGCCCCCGCGCCGAGGCGCAGAAGGACGCGCGCGAACTGCTGGCCAGGGTCGGCCTGTCGGACAAGGCCGGGGCCTATCCGCGGCAGCTCAGCGGCGGGCAGCAGCAGCGTGTGGCCATCGCGCGGGCGCTGGCGATGCGTCCGAAGCTGATGCTCTTCGACGAACCGACCAGCGCCCTCGACCCCGAACTCGTCGGGGAGGTGCTGGCGACCATGCGCGACCTCGCGCGCGAGGGCCTGACCATGATCGTGGTCACCCACGAGGTCTCCTTCGCGAAGGAGGCGGCGGACCGCGTGGTGTTCATGGACGACGGAGTGGTGGTCGAGGAAGGCCCGCCGAGCCTGCTGGACCGCCCGTCGCACGAGCGGACCCGTTCGTTCCTCGGACGCTTCCTGTAG
- a CDS encoding maleylpyruvate isomerase N-terminal domain-containing protein, translating into MTTSTSPDPRLDHARYCAEILEQTRLLRRTLDGADLSATVPTCPEWSLRELVVHVGGSHRWAHEIVRTRAAEEVEEETVPGFHGPTAAPDAGGDDGRDAADAQALDAWLAEGAELLVAALREAGPDTRVWSWSARADAGFWARRMTHETVVHRFDAAGAVPGTPYEVDAEVAADCVDEWLDILTDPVNEDDEELHALRARAGESLHLHATDAPDGVDAEWVIELTGDGIAWRRSHAKATVALRGPLTDLLRVFHRRLPADAGSVEVLGDRGLLDVWLECTRWG; encoded by the coding sequence CACCCTCGACGGCGCCGACCTTTCCGCGACGGTCCCCACCTGCCCCGAATGGTCGCTGCGCGAACTCGTCGTGCACGTCGGCGGCTCGCACCGCTGGGCGCACGAGATCGTCCGCACCCGGGCCGCCGAGGAGGTGGAGGAGGAGACCGTCCCCGGCTTCCACGGGCCGACCGCAGCACCGGACGCCGGTGGTGACGACGGCCGTGACGCCGCCGATGCCCAAGCCCTGGACGCGTGGCTCGCCGAAGGCGCCGAACTGCTGGTCGCGGCGCTGCGCGAGGCGGGCCCGGACACCCGCGTCTGGTCCTGGTCAGCGCGGGCTGACGCCGGATTCTGGGCGCGGCGCATGACGCACGAGACGGTCGTCCACCGCTTCGACGCCGCCGGCGCCGTGCCCGGCACGCCGTACGAGGTGGATGCCGAGGTGGCGGCCGACTGCGTCGACGAGTGGCTGGACATCCTCACCGACCCGGTCAACGAGGACGACGAGGAGCTGCACGCGCTGCGCGCCCGCGCGGGCGAGAGCCTGCATCTGCACGCCACCGACGCCCCGGACGGCGTCGACGCGGAATGGGTGATCGAGCTGACCGGCGACGGCATCGCCTGGCGGCGCAGCCACGCCAAGGCCACCGTCGCCCTGCGCGGCCCGCTCACCGACCTGCTCCGCGTCTTCCACCGCCGGCTCCCGGCCGACGCCGGGAGCGTGGAGGTCCTGGGGGACCGCGGACTGCTGGACGTCTGGCTGGAGTGCACCCGCTGGGGCTGA